The Nycticebus coucang isolate mNycCou1 chromosome 2, mNycCou1.pri, whole genome shotgun sequence genome includes a window with the following:
- the TYRP1 gene encoding 5,6-dihydroxyindole-2-carboxylic acid oxidase encodes MKAHKLLYLGCIFPLLLFQQVWAQFPRECATIEALRSGVCCPDLSPVSGPGTDQCGSASGRGRCEAVTADSRPHSPHYPHDGRDDREGWPMRFFNRTCQCNGNFSGHNCGTCRPGWRGAACDQRVLIVRRNILDLSKEEKDHFVRALDMAKRTTHPLFVIATRRSEEILGPDGNTPQFENISIYNYFVWTHYYSVKKTFLGSGQESFGEVDFSHEGPAFLTWHRYHLLRLETDMQEMLREPSFSLPYWNFATGKNVCDICTDDLMGARSNFDTTLISPNSVFSQWRVVCEALEDYDTLGTLCNSTESGPIRRNPAGNVARPMVQRLPEPQDVTQCLEVGLFDTPPFYSNSTNSFRNTVEGYSDPTGKYDPAVRSLHNLAHLFLNGTGGQTHLSPNDPIFVLLHTFTDAVFDEWLRRYNADISTFPLENAPIGHNRQYNMVPFWPPVTNTEMFVAAPDNLGYTYEVQWPSREFSVSEIVTIAVVAALVLVAAVFLGASCLIRARSNMDEANQPLLTDQYQHYDEEYEKFQNPNQSMV; translated from the exons ATGAAAGCTCATAAACTCCTGTATCTGGGATGTATCTTCCCCCTGCTGCTTTTTCAGCAGGTGTGGGCTCAATTCCCACGGGAGTGTGCCACCATCGAGGCTTTGAGAAGCGGTGTGTGTTGCCCAGACCTGTCCCCTGTGTCTGGGCCTGGGACGGACCAGTGCGGCTCAGCCTCTGGGAGAGGCAGATGCGAGGCTGTGACGGCAGACTCCCGGCCCCACAGTCCCCACTATCCCCACGATGGCAGAGATGATCGGGAGGGCTGGCCCATGAGGTTCTTCAATAGGACATGCCAATGCAATGGCAATTTCTCAGGACACAACTGTGGAACTTGCCGTCCGGGATGGAGAGGAGCTGCCTGCGACCAGAGGGTTCTCATAG TCAGGAGAAATATTCTGGACTtaagtaaagaagaaaaggacCACTTTGTCCGGGCCCTGGATATGGCAAAGCGCACAACTCACCCTTTATTTGTCATTGCCACCAGGAGATCAGAAGAAATATTGGGGCCAGATGGCAACACGCCACAATTTGAGAACATTTCCATTTATAACTACTTTGTTTGGACACACTATTACTCAGTCAAAAAGACTTTCTTGGGGTCAGGGCAGGAAAGCTTTGGAGAAGTGGATTTCTCTCATGAAGGACCAGCTTTTCTCACGTGGCACAGGTACCACCTCCTGCGTTTGGAGACAGACATGCAG GAAATGTTGCGGGaaccttctttctcccttccttactGGAATTTTGCGACTGGGAAAAACGTTTGTGATATCTGCACGGATGACTTGATGGGAGCCAGAAGCAACTTCGATACCACTCTTATCAGCCCCAACTCTGTGTTCTCTCAATGGAGAGTGGTCTGTGAAGCTTTGGAAGATTATGATACCCTGGGAACACTTTGTAACA GCACTGAGAGTGGGCCCATTAGGAGAAATCCAGCTGGAAATGTGGCTCGACCAATGGTGCAACGTCTTCCTGAACCACAGGATGTCACTCAGTGCTTGGAAGTTGGTTTATTTGACACCCCTCCTTTTTATTCCAATTCTACAAATAGTTTCCGAAACACCGTAGAAG GTTACAGTGACCCCACAGGGAAGTATGACCCTGCTGTTCGAAGTCTTCACAATTTGGCTCATCTCTTCCTGAATGGAACAGGGGGACAAACACATTTATCTCCCAATGATCCCATTTTTGTGCTCCTGCATACTTTCACTGATGCAGTGTTTGATGAATGGCTGAGAAGATACAATGCTG ATATATCCACATTTCCTTTGGAAAATGCCCCTATTGGACATAACAGACAATACAACATGGTGCCCTTCTGGCCTCCAGTTACCAACACAGAAATGTTTGTTGCTGCTCCAGACAACCTGGGATATACTTATGAAGTTCAATGGCCAA gtCGAGAATTTAGCGTATCTGAGATTGTTACCATAGCAGTGGTTGCTGCATTAGTACTGGTTGCAGCTGTTTTCTTGGGTGCTTCTTGTCTGATTCGTGCCAGAAGCAACATGGATGAAGCCAATCAGCCTCTCCTCACTGATCAGTATCAACACTATGATGAAGAGTATGAAAAGTTCCAGAATCCTAATCAGTCTATGGTCTGA